The following proteins come from a genomic window of bacterium:
- the ftsW gene encoding putative lipid II flippase FtsW codes for MSIDKTLIFIVIAALLGMCVVMVYSTSALTAEKKWNDEYYYLKKQVMWIAVGIFIFFAMSFINYNFWRKISWFLFFGTIVMLSLVLIPGIGRVAGGARQWLSFGPINIQPSEIAKLTILIFMADLLDKQQNKIKEFRKGFIPPFLVLILICALVGGPDFGTAVLIALVIFSMLVVSGISLKYLLLSAVFFLPMIAGLIKMKAYRFKRILIFLDPWSDSRGAGWQLIQSFIALGSGGLAGQGLGNSIQKMGFLPESHTDFIFSIIGEETGFLGGALVIICFIALILSGSHIAYRCKNFFGHILAMGIVFTIGYQAIINIGVATGCMPVTGLPLPMISYGGSNLVVCMAFAGILFNIATEQEQDIRGKIKSRRVVKFGKHK; via the coding sequence ATGAGTATAGACAAGACATTAATATTTATTGTTATCGCCGCGCTTCTCGGGATGTGCGTGGTTATGGTATACAGCACCAGCGCTCTTACCGCGGAGAAGAAGTGGAATGACGAATATTACTATTTAAAAAAACAAGTTATGTGGATTGCAGTCGGTATTTTTATCTTTTTTGCGATGAGTTTTATTAATTATAATTTTTGGAGAAAAATATCATGGTTTTTATTTTTCGGGACAATCGTAATGTTGTCTCTCGTCTTAATTCCGGGAATAGGCAGAGTGGCCGGCGGAGCCAGGCAATGGCTTTCATTCGGCCCGATTAATATCCAGCCTTCGGAAATCGCAAAATTGACAATCCTGATATTTATGGCGGACCTGCTGGATAAACAGCAAAATAAAATTAAAGAATTCCGGAAAGGCTTTATCCCTCCTTTTTTGGTTTTAATATTGATATGCGCTCTTGTCGGAGGACCTGACTTCGGTACGGCTGTGCTTATAGCTCTGGTTATCTTTTCAATGCTTGTCGTGAGCGGGATTTCGCTCAAATATCTTTTGCTGAGCGCGGTTTTTTTCCTTCCGATGATAGCCGGACTTATTAAAATGAAAGCATACAGATTTAAAAGAATTTTAATTTTCCTCGACCCATGGTCGGATTCCCGGGGCGCGGGATGGCAATTAATTCAGTCGTTTATTGCTCTCGGCTCCGGGGGTCTGGCCGGACAGGGACTGGGTAACAGTATTCAGAAAATGGGGTTTTTGCCTGAGTCTCACACAGATTTTATTTTTTCCATAATCGGCGAAGAAACGGGTTTTTTGGGCGGAGCGCTTGTAATAATCTGTTTTATAGCATTGATATTGAGCGGTTCGCATATAGCTTATAGATGTAAAAATTTTTTCGGGCATATACTTGCTATGGGCATAGTATTTACCATAGGTTATCAGGCGATAATAAACATCGGTGTTGCTACAGGATGTATGCCCGTTACGGGGTTGCCTTTGCCTATGATAAGTTACGGAGGTTCGAATCTTGTCGTATGCATGGCTTTTGCGGGTATCCTGTTTAACATCGCCACAGAGCAGGAACAAGACATAAGAGGCAAAATTAAGAGCAGGCGGGTTGTGAAATTTGGGAAACATAAATAA
- the mraY gene encoding phospho-N-acetylmuramoyl-pentapeptide-transferase → MFYHIFYPLREYFFGFNVFKYITFRASFAAVTSFLIAVCMGPFIIRRLKELKVGQPIRKVEGGVDLWGLHKDKEGTPTMGGVLIILSILISTVLWADVLNVYVITALFATLWLAAVGFIDDYLKLAYNSSKGLKSGFKFLFQVILCLLLGVFLMYWPQTRDNFTVITFPFIKLILNVGVFYIIFMVLVVAGSSNAVNLTDGLDGLAVGCIVIASVGYAIMSYITGHFEFAEYLQTPFINGTGELTVFCAAIAGAGMGFLWYNCPPAEVFMGDTGSLGLGGAIGIVAVLIKKEFLLIIIGGVFVIEALSVILQVGSYKTRKKRILLMTPIHHHFEMKGWKETKVTIRFWIIAIICLLLGLSTLKLR, encoded by the coding sequence ATGTTTTACCACATTTTTTATCCGCTGCGGGAGTATTTCTTCGGTTTTAATGTTTTTAAATATATTACCTTCCGGGCTTCTTTTGCGGCTGTTACATCGTTTTTGATAGCGGTGTGCATGGGGCCTTTTATAATCAGGCGGTTGAAAGAACTGAAGGTGGGCCAGCCGATAAGAAAGGTGGAAGGCGGCGTAGATTTATGGGGTCTGCACAAGGATAAAGAAGGCACGCCTACGATGGGGGGAGTGCTTATAATATTATCTATCCTTATATCTACTGTTTTGTGGGCCGATGTTTTAAATGTCTATGTTATTACCGCTTTATTCGCGACATTATGGCTGGCCGCAGTCGGTTTTATCGATGATTATCTGAAGCTTGCTTATAACAGCTCAAAGGGATTAAAGAGCGGGTTTAAGTTTCTGTTTCAGGTTATCCTTTGCCTGCTTCTGGGTGTTTTTCTGATGTATTGGCCTCAGACAAGAGATAATTTTACGGTTATTACATTTCCTTTTATTAAGTTGATTTTGAATGTCGGGGTATTCTATATCATTTTTATGGTCCTCGTAGTAGCCGGTTCCTCCAATGCGGTTAATCTGACCGACGGATTGGACGGCCTGGCGGTCGGCTGTATTGTTATTGCTTCTGTGGGTTATGCGATCATGAGTTATATAACCGGCCACTTTGAATTCGCCGAATATCTTCAAACCCCTTTCATAAACGGAACCGGTGAACTGACTGTGTTTTGCGCCGCAATCGCGGGCGCGGGCATGGGTTTTCTCTGGTATAACTGTCCGCCGGCAGAAGTTTTTATGGGGGATACGGGTTCTCTGGGTTTGGGCGGAGCTATAGGGATTGTCGCGGTTCTTATCAAGAAAGAATTTCTTTTGATAATAATCGGAGGTGTTTTCGTTATAGAAGCGTTGTCGGTAATTCTGCAGGTAGGTTCCTATAAAACCAGGAAAAAGAGGATACTTTTGATGACCCCTATACATCATCATTTTGAGATGAAAGGGTGGAAGGAAACAAAAGTGACGATCAGGTTCTGGATTATCGCGATTATATGCCTTCTGTTGGGTTTGAGCACATTAAAACTCAGGTGA
- the murC gene encoding UDP-N-acetylmuramate--L-alanine ligase, with protein sequence MPDKKQFKKVHMVGIGGAGMSPLAEILLSAGIEVTGSDKNDSSLIGQLREKGAKIFIGHSADNITDNDLVVYSSAISRTNAEMQSALKKNILIIHRSDLLNLLSENKKSVFISGCHGKTTTTSLLSIIMEENARYPTCAIGGELIDYSFRSGRYGQGDVFIAEADESDGTFIKYNPHISIITNIEYDHMSFYRDKKNLHNYYRMFAEKTLQFSVFNGNDRISSEVLGGICGKTFGYKECDMAISDLEFGDLKSRFKLCGRGGKKVGFEIWSPGKFMAENTAAACLAAEYLDISLESCSDALRSFKGLKRRFELIGKYNGITLIEDYSHHPTEISVTLEALKASLKNPDSRLLAVFQPHRYTRTLDLWKEFALSFGKSDYTVFTDVYSAFEEPIKGVDGSLIFKEARKTGLKCDYVKDIGDIPAFLKPELRKNDYLIILGAGNINKIKKDLIRDLQN encoded by the coding sequence ATGCCGGATAAAAAACAGTTTAAAAAAGTTCATATGGTCGGAATAGGCGGCGCGGGCATGAGCCCGCTTGCGGAAATCCTATTATCTGCGGGGATTGAAGTTACCGGTTCGGATAAAAATGACAGCAGCCTTATCGGACAGCTCAGAGAGAAGGGGGCAAAAATTTTCATAGGACATTCCGCGGATAACATAACCGATAACGATCTGGTGGTATATTCCAGCGCAATATCCAGGACAAATGCAGAGATGCAGTCGGCGTTAAAGAAAAATATTCTTATTATACACCGGTCCGATCTGCTGAATTTATTATCGGAGAATAAAAAGAGTGTTTTTATTTCGGGATGCCATGGAAAAACGACAACCACATCGCTTTTATCTATTATTATGGAAGAGAACGCCAGGTATCCGACCTGCGCGATAGGAGGAGAATTAATAGATTATTCTTTCCGGAGCGGAAGGTATGGTCAGGGCGATGTTTTTATAGCGGAAGCCGATGAAAGCGACGGAACCTTTATAAAGTATAACCCGCACATAAGCATTATTACGAATATTGAATATGACCATATGTCATTTTACAGAGATAAAAAAAACCTTCATAATTATTATCGTATGTTTGCGGAAAAGACGCTGCAGTTTTCTGTTTTTAACGGGAACGACAGAATATCATCGGAGGTTCTGGGGGGTATCTGCGGAAAAACATTTGGATATAAAGAGTGTGATATGGCCATTTCGGATCTGGAATTCGGGGATTTGAAGAGCAGATTCAAACTTTGCGGGCGCGGCGGGAAAAAAGTAGGTTTCGAAATATGGTCTCCCGGAAAGTTTATGGCTGAGAACACTGCCGCGGCTTGTCTGGCAGCGGAGTATCTGGATATCAGCCTGGAAAGTTGCAGCGATGCTTTGCGCTCATTCAAAGGCCTGAAACGAAGATTCGAGCTTATCGGTAAATATAACGGGATAACACTTATTGAGGATTACAGCCATCATCCCACTGAGATATCCGTCACTCTGGAAGCGTTAAAGGCATCTTTAAAAAATCCGGATTCAAGACTTCTGGCGGTTTTTCAGCCTCATAGATACACGAGGACACTGGATTTATGGAAAGAGTTTGCCCTGTCGTTTGGGAAAAGCGATTATACTGTTTTTACAGATGTCTATTCGGCTTTTGAAGAGCCGATTAAGGGAGTGGACGGATCATTAATATTTAAAGAGGCCAGAAAAACAGGGCTTAAATGCGATTATGTGAAAGATATCGGGGATATACCGGCTTTTTTAAAGCCTGAGCTTAGAAAAAACGATTATTTAATAATACTCGGAGCAGGGAATATAAATAAAATAAAAAAAGATTTAATAAGAGATTTACAAAATTGA
- a CDS encoding LysM peptidoglycan-binding domain-containing protein, which produces MNFKNLLGYSLVGTVSVICVWGLIGGCKSDSGVSLIDKDSRPISIEVAEAEFFKDDGAIRIADDDIVSLKDDSIEVIGQEDYDMVKKCDIPGTGKEVIHIVERGDSLSQISKKYGVSILDISNANGLQKKSVILIGQKLVIPSSQGYLSDPVLIKTGQNPESKLVALNSASGNTNVHIVQKGETLWKISGENKISVEKLMQANNITDASKLMVGTKIIIPAQ; this is translated from the coding sequence ATGAACTTTAAAAATCTTCTGGGATATTCGTTGGTCGGGACGGTTTCAGTAATTTGTGTATGGGGTTTAATAGGAGGCTGCAAAAGCGATTCGGGTGTTTCTCTGATTGACAAAGATTCAAGGCCTATAAGTATTGAAGTCGCGGAAGCGGAATTTTTTAAGGATGACGGCGCGATAAGAATAGCAGATGACGATATTGTGTCTCTGAAAGATGATTCCATCGAGGTTATCGGGCAGGAAGATTACGATATGGTAAAAAAATGCGATATCCCCGGGACAGGCAAGGAAGTGATACATATTGTGGAAAGAGGGGATTCATTATCGCAGATATCGAAGAAGTACGGCGTGAGCATACTTGATATAAGCAATGCGAACGGACTGCAGAAAAAATCCGTGATATTAATAGGCCAGAAACTTGTTATTCCCTCTTCGCAGGGGTACCTGAGCGATCCGGTTCTCATAAAAACCGGGCAAAACCCCGAAAGTAAGCTGGTGGCACTGAACAGCGCGAGCGGTAATACCAACGTCCATATAGTTCAAAAGGGCGAAACTCTCTGGAAAATATCGGGTGAAAATAAAATAAGCGTAGAGAAGTTAATGCAGGCAAACAATATAACCGACGCTTCCAAATTAATGGTCGGAACCAAAATTATTATACCCGCGCAATGA
- the murD gene encoding UDP-N-acetylmuramoyl-L-alanine--D-glutamate ligase, producing MEIRGNRILVLGLGVSGYYAAVLAREHGAEVIVSDSGTTEALLNRKGSLAAKGIKVELSKHSPEYCFNCDFAVASPGIPVSRGIIREIERNGIRVISEIEFANYFCGSKVIAITGTNGKSTTCELLKMILDSAGKDVDAGGNLGKPFSQMVIEKPDREYMVVEISSFQLERTFNFNPFITGILNLEPDHLDRYEDEKEYYSAKIKLFRLQKTGYRIFRSKDENKIGESAVKGGAKCLKVGDDSTKGSIFEENGLIHLLLDGKKETVIKLSTLKLKGRHNLENVMFASGISLLCGVDSRLIEPVLANFKGLRHRNEFVAETGGVSYIDDSKATNVAALRSSLESSSGRVVLIAGGLWKKDNFAEIREIVKAKVKKCFLIGKDAHVIKEQLKDACLVEEVTTLRRAVKKASESASGGDTVLLSPGCASFDMFSGYAERGEKFSEEVMKLKKGGIL from the coding sequence ATGGAGATCAGAGGAAATAGAATATTGGTTCTCGGTTTGGGCGTTAGCGGGTATTACGCGGCTGTCTTAGCCAGGGAACATGGGGCGGAAGTCATTGTTTCCGACTCGGGCACAACCGAAGCCTTGTTAAACAGAAAAGGATCTCTGGCCGCGAAAGGCATTAAAGTCGAGTTGTCAAAGCATTCGCCCGAATATTGTTTTAACTGTGATTTTGCTGTTGCAAGTCCCGGTATTCCGGTAAGCAGGGGAATAATCAGGGAAATAGAGAGAAATGGTATCAGAGTGATTTCAGAAATTGAATTCGCAAATTATTTTTGCGGGTCAAAAGTCATAGCGATAACCGGCACTAACGGCAAATCCACAACATGCGAACTGCTGAAGATGATTTTAGATTCCGCCGGTAAAGATGTCGACGCGGGGGGGAATCTGGGGAAACCCTTCTCCCAGATGGTCATTGAAAAACCGGACAGGGAATATATGGTAGTTGAAATATCATCATTCCAGTTAGAGAGAACATTTAACTTTAACCCTTTTATAACCGGAATATTAAATCTGGAGCCCGATCATCTGGACAGATATGAGGATGAAAAAGAATATTACTCCGCAAAGATTAAACTTTTCCGGCTGCAGAAAACGGGTTATAGGATTTTCAGGTCGAAGGATGAAAATAAAATCGGGGAAAGCGCTGTTAAAGGAGGTGCAAAATGTTTAAAAGTTGGAGACGATTCAACAAAGGGTTCGATTTTCGAAGAAAATGGTCTGATTCATCTGCTGTTAGACGGAAAGAAAGAGACAGTTATAAAACTCTCAACGTTAAAACTGAAGGGAAGACATAATCTCGAAAATGTGATGTTTGCCTCCGGAATAAGCCTGTTATGCGGGGTGGACAGCCGTTTAATTGAGCCGGTTCTTGCAAACTTCAAAGGACTGAGACACAGGAACGAATTTGTGGCCGAAACGGGAGGAGTTTCTTATATCGATGATTCAAAAGCCACAAATGTCGCCGCTTTAAGATCATCTCTGGAGTCGAGTTCCGGCCGGGTGGTTTTAATTGCCGGCGGACTTTGGAAAAAAGATAATTTTGCGGAAATAAGGGAAATAGTTAAGGCGAAAGTGAAAAAATGTTTTTTGATAGGGAAAGATGCTCACGTCATAAAAGAACAATTGAAAGACGCCTGTCTTGTAGAAGAGGTGACAACACTGCGGCGCGCCGTTAAAAAAGCTTCCGAATCCGCATCCGGGGGCGATACTGTATTGCTTTCTCCGGGTTGCGCGAGTTTCGATATGTTTTCCGGCTATGCCGAAAGGGGAGAAAAGTTTTCTGAAGAAGTGATGAAGTTGAAAAAAGGAGGGATTTTATGA
- the murG gene encoding undecaprenyldiphospho-muramoylpentapeptide beta-N-acetylglucosaminyltransferase produces MKEGPFFPMKEKALTVIFCGGGTGGHVFPSLAVAQKLREKYADSKILFLGKKGKLEEYLAAKNNFAFRDIACCQFPEKSIADFFKFILKTLTGTISSLKIILKEKPDFIIGSGGYVSIPGITAGLLTGKKIYLLEQNVIPGKANKIFAFFARKIFTGLPVPGKMTLHDKWVYTGNPLRINLQLVSKDSALKRFGMHEKPFCIGIMGGSQGASGINDIIPEAISLMKNKDKIQVIHIAGRKYADAVMKKYCSFEIDARVFEFIDDIENFYSAIDVIISRSGALALAEISYYRLPALLIPFPFAAQDHQKVNAELVSGTGAAFWLNEREAIPPRVAGMMDKILDDAELRSKMRSSWERFYRPDSAGRIIEMIEEDADAG; encoded by the coding sequence TTGAAAGAAGGGCCGTTTTTCCCGATGAAGGAAAAAGCATTAACAGTAATATTTTGCGGGGGAGGCACCGGCGGGCATGTTTTCCCGTCGCTTGCCGTGGCCCAGAAGTTAAGAGAAAAATACGCAGATTCGAAGATATTATTCCTGGGAAAAAAAGGCAAGCTGGAAGAGTATCTGGCCGCTAAAAACAATTTTGCTTTCCGCGATATCGCATGCTGCCAGTTTCCGGAAAAAAGTATCGCTGATTTCTTTAAATTCATTCTTAAAACGCTGACCGGGACAATATCCTCGCTGAAGATTATTTTAAAAGAGAAACCGGATTTTATAATCGGCTCCGGGGGGTATGTATCAATTCCAGGTATCACGGCCGGCCTCTTAACGGGAAAAAAAATTTATCTTCTTGAACAGAATGTTATCCCGGGAAAAGCCAATAAAATATTCGCTTTTTTTGCCAGAAAAATTTTTACGGGATTACCCGTGCCCGGAAAAATGACATTACATGATAAATGGGTCTATACGGGAAATCCCTTAAGGATAAATCTTCAGTTAGTTTCGAAAGATTCCGCTCTGAAACGTTTCGGCATGCACGAGAAACCCTTTTGCATAGGTATCATGGGAGGGTCTCAGGGGGCATCAGGAATAAATGATATTATACCCGAAGCGATAAGCCTTATGAAAAATAAAGATAAAATCCAGGTAATACATATTGCGGGCAGGAAATATGCGGATGCCGTGATGAAAAAATATTGCAGTTTTGAAATTGATGCCAGAGTATTTGAATTTATAGATGACATTGAAAACTTTTACTCCGCAATCGATGTTATTATATCAAGGTCCGGGGCTCTTGCGCTGGCAGAAATATCCTATTATAGGTTGCCGGCGCTGCTGATACCGTTTCCTTTTGCCGCTCAGGACCACCAGAAGGTCAATGCCGAACTTGTGTCCGGTACCGGCGCAGCTTTCTGGCTTAACGAACGTGAAGCAATTCCTCCCAGGGTGGCGGGTATGATGGATAAGATACTGGATGACGCGGAATTGCGGTCTAAAATGAGGAGTTCATGGGAAAGATTTTACAGGCCTGACAGCGCAGGCAGGATTATTGAGATGATAGAAGAGGACGCGGATGCCGGATAA